One Candidatus Poribacteria bacterium genomic window, AGTGACTTTCCCGATAATCAAGCCTGCGACGAGTCCAGCAACAATCGCACCCCAAATCTGCCATGCATTGGGTAGCTCAAGGTAGATAAGCACAGGCAGCGAGACAAGCGCGATACCTATAGCACTTCCGTTAATGCCTAAGTTAAGGGATCCCATCAACTGACTCATTGATGCGCCCTCTTTTGTCCGGACGAGATAGATACCGAGAATGGAGAGGATTACCCCAATACCAGCGATAATCATGGGTGCTGCGAGGTATTTAAGTTGAAGCGCAAGATCGTTGTAATTATTTGCAGCGACAGCGGCAACACCGAGGGCAGCAGTTGCGAGGATTGATCCAGCGTAAGACTCATAAAGGTCTGCTCCCATGCCTGCGACATCACCGACGTTATCACCGACGTTATCAGCGATGACAGCGGGGTTACGCGGGTCATCCTCTGCAAGCCCTGTCTCCACTTTTCCGACAAGGTCAGCCCCGACATCGGCAGCCTTTGTATAGATTCCGCCACCCACGCGAGCGAACAACGCCTGTGTTGAAGCTCCCATCCCGAAACTCAGCATAATCACCGTAATCTGCGGTAGCGGATTCACTTCAGATAGAAATCCGGGGAATATTTTGGGAAAGAGATAGTAGAGGACCAGAAACCATGCGGTGATATCAAGGAGCGCGAACCCGACAACGACCAATCCCATAACTGCGCCAGCACGGAAGGCGACCTTTAATCCGGCGTTGAGTCCTTGCATCGCTGCACTCGTGGTGCGTGCGGAGGCATTAGTCGCTGTTTTCATGCCGAGGAAACCGCAGAGTCCTGAGAAGAAGCCGCCTGTAAGAAAGGCAAACGGGATTACCTTGTTTTGGGCATTAAGGACGAATGCCATGAAGAGAAAAATGAGACAAAGCACAACAAAAACCAGCACCACTACTTTGTATTGTTGTCTGAGATATGCCATTGCACCTTCACGGACAGATTGTGCGATGTCGCGCATTGCTTTGTTGCCCTCATCCTGTTTCATGACGGCACGGTAGAAGTAGTAAGCAAATCCCAAAGCAATGAGGGAACCGATTGGGGCAATCCACCACACTGTAGGGATAGTCGGGTGGGGTTCTGTTTGGGCAAAAGCTACGGTGGCTAAATTCAAAACGGGAAGAGATGTTAGAAGTGTTTTCCAACTTAACCACCGTCTTTTGCAGCTGATTTCACGCATTAAAGACCTCTCTTTTCTTGTTTCTTTAAAAATTGGAGTCCTGCTCGGTTTTGTTGAGACCTTCGCCAATAATACGGGTCCCTATCTAAAACCGTTTTCTTGTTAAATTTTATCAAAAATTTGTAGGACTTACGCAATTTTGACTGCAGTCCGTTCTATTAGATGAGAATTTTCGGAAAACTCAGCAGTCTCCTGCCACAAACTATGAAGTTTGTGCTACAAAAGAGCAGCATGCGTAAGTCCTAATTTGTACCATCACCTCAATTTATTATATTCTTTACCGTTTCACGCCATAGAGCTACTGATGTTGGGATTTGGAAATCCCTGCTACCAGTTGTTGCTGTCCGAAACCGAGAATTGTTTCAATGCCTGGCCGACAAGATAAAGCGAACCTGTGATACAGATTAAATCTGTAGGTGAGGCATCGGACAGTGCCTTTGCAATCGCCTTTTCTGGGTCTGGACAGACCGTAAGCTTCCTGCATGTCCCAGCCCATGCGTTCCGTATTGTTTCAGCGGGCATAACACGCGGGTTATCACTAACCTGTGTAGCAATCACAGTATCAGCACTCTTTGAGACAATATTACCAACTTCTGTAAGGTTCTTATCTCGCATTAAACTCACTACGAAAATCATCTGATCGTATTGAAAACTTTCTCGGAGCGTTCGACACAAGGCTTCCATTGAAACGGGAGAGTGTGCACCATCAAGCACAACAATCGGGATCGATTTAATTCGTTGAACCCGCCCCTCCCATTTTACATTTTTGAATCCGGCGTAAACGCTCGCCTTCGAGATCCCATATCCTTGCCGTTTCAGACATTCAATCCCGGCGAGTGCTGTTAGGGCGTTCACACATTGATGGTGTCCCAAAAGTGGAAGAGTCAGCTGCGGATAATGCTCCGAATGGGTTGCCACATCGAAGTGCTGTGCTACAGGCAGACCGTCGATATTGTAGACGATCTGAGGGGTAGCGGTACTAAAGTCACTTCGGATAAAATCTTTGACTTCAACAATTGGAGCATTCCGTTCCTTGGCGATCTTTTCAAGTACGGCTTGTGCTTCTGGATGTTGTGGTGCAAGTGCAAGCGGACACCCGTGTTTAATGATTTCTGCTTTCTCGCTTGCGATTTCGGCATAAGTTTCGCCCAAGATCGTCGTATGTTCCAAACCGATCGGTGTAATAACGGTTGTGACAGGTGTGACGACATTTGTTGCGTCAAGTCTGCCGCCTAAACCGACTTCGATAACAGCGAAATCCGTCGCTTTGTCAGCGAAATAGGAAAAGGCAAGCGCGGTGTATATTTCAAAAAACGAGACGCGTCCGAACTCAGAAGCGGAAACAGCGTCAATTACGGGCCTGAGCCTATCCATATAGAAAGCAAGTGCCGCCTCCGAAATGAGTTCATCATCAATTCGGCACCTCTCTCGGGGTGTAATGAGATGCGGAGATGTAAACAAGCCGGTCTTATAGCCTGCACGAGTAAGCACCGACGCAATAAGTGCGGCGGTCGAACCTTTCCCCTTACTTCCAGCAATATGGATGACCCGCAGCCTCTCTTGCGGATTACCGAGTTGCTCCAATAACAACGAAATCCGATTTAGATTATAGAATCTTGTCTGCCGAGCAAAGTCAGGACTTCTCTCATAGTCGATGAACGCTTCAATATAGGCAAGTGCTGCTTCGTAGTCCATAACCGACAACTATTTTAAATACTCGTAAATCGGGAATTGTGTGCAGAATTCCTCAACCTTCTTCCGAATTCGGCGTTTAATGGAGACTTTTTGTCTATTTTCAAGCGTCTCAGCGATGTAATCGGCGACCTGAACCATGTCATCTTCTTTCATACCGCGCGTGGTAATCATGGGAGTCCCGATACGTAGACCGCTCGTGGTTCTTGGCTTCCGTTTGTCGAAAGGAATGGTATTTTTATTAACGATAATTCCAGCATCTTCTAAGTGATCTGCGGCTTGTCGTCCACTGAGTTTTTCGTATTTGGAAGTGAGATCGATCAGCATCAGATGATTATCCGTGCCGCCGCTCACTAACCGGAACCCATTTTCGATGAGCCGCGCAGCGAGTGCTTTGGCATTTTTAACAATCTGCGCTTGATATGTTTTAAAAGCGGGTTCGCTGGCTTCCTTGAAGGCGACAGCTCTCGCCGCGACTGTGTGAAGAAAGGGACCACCTTGTAGACCGGGGAAAACAGCACGGTCAATCTGGTTTGCGTATTCAGATTTACACATAATCATGGCACCACGGGGACCGCGTAAGGTTTTATGGGTTGTAGTCGTAACCACATCGCTATATGGAACAGGGTCTGGATGAACGCCACCTGCGATAAGTCCTGCGATATGCGCTATATCTGTGAGTAGATACGCATCCACCGAATCGGCGACCTCTCGCCACGCCGCAAAGTCGAAATGTCGAGGATAAGCAGTTGCCCCAACAACAATGAGTTTTGGACGATGCGCTTGGGCAAGCCGCGCAATCTCTGCCATGTCAATACGTTCAGTCTTGGCATCTACACCATACGCAATAACATTGTAATAGCGTCCCGAAAAGTTGACATTATCACCATGGGTGAGATGTCCACCGTGACTGAGGGACATACCTAAAACCGTGTCTCCGGGTTCGAGCAGCGCGTGGTAGACCGCCATGTTCGCTTGGCTGCCTGCGTGTGGTTGGACGTTAACGTGTTCGGCACCGAAGAGTGCTTTGGCGCGCGCAATCGCGAGCGACTCGGTTTCGTCCATAAACTTACACCCGTTATAGTAACGTTCACCAGGGTAGCCCTCGGCATACTTGTTAGCGAGAATAGTACTCTGCGCCTCCATAACCGCACGGCTGGCGTAGTTCTCCGATGGGATTAGCATGAGAGAATTTTGCTGGCGTGTCAAGTCTTTAGAGGCGATTTCCACAATCTGCGGATCGACTTCACCCAATTTGGATTCAAACGTGTTCATTCGCGTTCACCGCTTGCAATAAAATGTGAAATGGTATGACATTTATAGGAATTAAATTTTAACACAGATTTGCCACAAATTCAAATTTTTCGCAATTTTTACAGTGTTCAGGGAAAATAGGCAAATATAGTTTGTAGTAGGGAAACCATTCATTGCCCGTTATTGATCGTCGGACGTGTGATAAATCACCCTACTACGAACCAATCCTTAATTCAAAATCGATAGAACAATAGTGTATCTTTTTCCAGTTTTTTAGTTGCAAATCAGTTCGACTTTCTTCAGGAAATGTGAACGGCTATCATTGTTTAATGGCAGCTTTTACACGAAAAGCATCAGGCAAACTATTTCAGTTGCACACTATTCAATAATATGGTAAGATGATAAGTTAATAAGAAATCTTATCGTAAAATCAGATACCGACACTTCGTGAAGGATTAATGTGTACCTCTGGAACAGAAAACAACTCATAGCATTACTCGTGTTCCTGTTCGTTTGGGGATGCGATTCAGCGCAGCAAGAGTCATCGCGCCAGTCGGCGGTTGAGCAATCCGCATCTCCTGAAGTGATGGCATCCGTTACACCACCCCCACGTGCCGAAGATTGGCATACGTTCATGCACAATTTAGGCTTTTCTGGCGTCAGTCCAGATAAAAACCTCACGCCGCCCCTGGAATTGCTGTGGAAATTTAAGACGGGTGGACCGATTTACGCCTCGCCAGTGATTGCAAACGGGACCTTGTACATCGGATCAACTGATGGGAAGTTATACGCGTTAAATGCGAAACAGTGGGGAGTCAAATGGGTGTTTGATGCGGGGGATGCTATCCGCTATTCTGCGGTCGTGCTCGGGGATAGGATCTACTTCAATGCACGGAACAATAAAGTCTATGCATTGAACGCACAAACAGGCGAAAAGTTGTGGGAATTCAAAACAAAAAGTTGGATGGACGCGCCACCGGTTGTTGCTGACAACAAAGTTTACGTCGGCGCATTCCGATCAAAAATCTATCTGCTGAACGCAAGGACAGGCGAACTTGAGGCAATGCGGGAACGGACAGTCCGAATCCAAGGCATTGAATATGGGTGTGCAAATGGCGTGTTTCGTCCGGTGTTCCCAGAGCACAACGCGAAGGTATGGCGTGAGCAGACAGCGGGGAGTGAGAGTTATCCCGTTACAGCAAATGGCACTGTCTACATCGGTGCACGCGATGGACAGATTCATGGATTTGACTCGGCATCACAGACGGAAACCTGGACTTACCGGACAGGTGGTTTTGTGGACGCTGCGCCCGCTATCTCTGACGGCATTCTCTACGCAGCATCCGGTGACGGATATGTTTACGCATTTACGAACACAACCGGAGCAAGCGTACCTGAAGAGAGCAGACGGTGGGGGGTCGTCGTACACGACGCTGCACCGGTTTATGCGACGAAAGACGGTATGTCTGTGCTATTACACCTCAACGATGGGGCGCGTTTGCCAATTATGCGGGTTTCAGAGGGATGGTATGAGGTCGAACTGCCAAACGGAGTTCGCGGATGGATGGACACATTCGGCTTTGGAGAGTTTGAGGAAACCGACGGTATCTTGTTCAACACCACTTTTTGCGGTCTGAGTAATCAGTCAAAAGTATCTCCACGTCGCCTGGCGTTGATAGAAGGTGCTGAGTCCCCGCGTTGGAGCCCGGATGGAGCGTTAATCGCATTCTTGAAAAGGGATGATTTGAGGAGTAGGTACTGGCGTGCAAGCGAGTTATGGATTATGGATCGAAAAGGGGAACGGGTGCGGAAGTACTACACCGGAAATTTTTACAATCCACATGTCTCCTGGTCGCTGGACAGCAGACTCGTAGCATTTGAGGTTGACGAAAATGGTGAACGGTACATCTACACAGTGGATTGGAAGTTCGGACAGACAAAAAAATTAGCCCGTGGTGATGGACCTGCATTTTCACCAACATCCAACCGCTTGGTATTTAGAAGACACGAAAAAGGGCTGGACATTGTTTATCGCGTCAATAGTGACGGGAGCGGTTTAAGTGCGATTGCCCGTGTACCGATTGAACGTCGTCAGCGTTATACCT contains:
- a CDS encoding serine hydroxymethyltransferase; this encodes MNTFESKLGEVDPQIVEIASKDLTRQQNSLMLIPSENYASRAVMEAQSTILANKYAEGYPGERYYNGCKFMDETESLAIARAKALFGAEHVNVQPHAGSQANMAVYHALLEPGDTVLGMSLSHGGHLTHGDNVNFSGRYYNVIAYGVDAKTERIDMAEIARLAQAHRPKLIVVGATAYPRHFDFAAWREVADSVDAYLLTDIAHIAGLIAGGVHPDPVPYSDVVTTTTHKTLRGPRGAMIMCKSEYANQIDRAVFPGLQGGPFLHTVAARAVAFKEASEPAFKTYQAQIVKNAKALAARLIENGFRLVSGGTDNHLMLIDLTSKYEKLSGRQAADHLEDAGIIVNKNTIPFDKRKPRTTSGLRIGTPMITTRGMKEDDMVQVADYIAETLENRQKVSIKRRIRKKVEEFCTQFPIYEYLK
- a CDS encoding PQQ-binding-like beta-propeller repeat protein produces the protein MYLWNRKQLIALLVFLFVWGCDSAQQESSRQSAVEQSASPEVMASVTPPPRAEDWHTFMHNLGFSGVSPDKNLTPPLELLWKFKTGGPIYASPVIANGTLYIGSTDGKLYALNAKQWGVKWVFDAGDAIRYSAVVLGDRIYFNARNNKVYALNAQTGEKLWEFKTKSWMDAPPVVADNKVYVGAFRSKIYLLNARTGELEAMRERTVRIQGIEYGCANGVFRPVFPEHNAKVWREQTAGSESYPVTANGTVYIGARDGQIHGFDSASQTETWTYRTGGFVDAAPAISDGILYAASGDGYVYAFTNTTGASVPEESRRWGVVVHDAAPVYATKDGMSVLLHLNDGARLPIMRVSEGWYEVELPNGVRGWMDTFGFGEFEETDGILFNTTFCGLSNQSKVSPRRLALIEGAESPRWSPDGALIAFLKRDDLRSRYWRASELWIMDRKGERVRKYYTGNFYNPHVSWSLDSRLVAFEVDENGERYIYTVDWKFGQTKKLARGDGPAFSPTSNRLVFRRHEKGLDIVYRVNSDGSGLSAIARVPIERRQRYTYLSAPAWAPDGTRVAFGVHSSKYVGIRIQDIEGQRIKEIQTQHQQVRQLDWVADGTQIAYVLSGSNRPGERIDKQLHLSETVSAQTQSEILEHTSPSWSPIGKRLAYLEREDCEGIRWKVWVYDLESGKKYPIARTTMKLTAVVWMPDGEHLCLWQTSDYLRDNAYKPALTRGWIVPIGM
- a CDS encoding bifunctional folylpolyglutamate synthase/dihydrofolate synthase, with protein sequence MDYEAALAYIEAFIDYERSPDFARQTRFYNLNRISLLLEQLGNPQERLRVIHIAGSKGKGSTAALIASVLTRAGYKTGLFTSPHLITPRERCRIDDELISEAALAFYMDRLRPVIDAVSASEFGRVSFFEIYTALAFSYFADKATDFAVIEVGLGGRLDATNVVTPVTTVITPIGLEHTTILGETYAEIASEKAEIIKHGCPLALAPQHPEAQAVLEKIAKERNAPIVEVKDFIRSDFSTATPQIVYNIDGLPVAQHFDVATHSEHYPQLTLPLLGHHQCVNALTALAGIECLKRQGYGISKASVYAGFKNVKWEGRVQRIKSIPIVVLDGAHSPVSMEALCRTLRESFQYDQMIFVVSLMRDKNLTEVGNIVSKSADTVIATQVSDNPRVMPAETIRNAWAGTCRKLTVCPDPEKAIAKALSDASPTDLICITGSLYLVGQALKQFSVSDSNNW